The region TGAAAAGGTCTTGGCTGCTGAAGGGTTGCGCTCTCTAGGGAAAACCGTGTCTGACAAAGGGAAATTTGTGGCCTCTAACACGTATAATGCTTCCCACTCTGAGAAGCATGATGATGCAAATGTTGTGATTGATCTAGATGATGGTAGCTCTGATGATCAAGAGGAAAGCTTGATTCATCACAAGCCAAGTGTGGCTAAACGCATGAAGACTCGCAAAGGAAAATCTGTGGTTGAACTTATGTCAGCTAGAGAAGCTAAGAAGACTGGTGTCATTGGTCCCTCCAAACCATGGAGCAAGGTTGAAATAAAGAAGAGGAAGGCCAGAGGTGATTTTGAGCCTGAAgaggatgttgaggaagatgtccctgacatctcgCCTGCGAAGAAAACTACTGTTAGGAAGTCTCATGTTAAAGTACCTACTGTTCATTTGGATAACATCTCCTTCCATCTTGAGGATGGAGTTGCTaagtggaaatttgtgattcaGAAAAGGGTAGCTGTGGAAAGGGAATTGGGAAAAGATGTTGCTGATGTCAAGGAGGTCATGGACTTGATACAAGTTGTTGGGCTTTTGAAGACTGTTGTTGGGTTCTCTTAATGCTATGAAGGTTTAGTCAAGGAATTTATTGTTAATATTCCTCAAGATATTTCTAATAAGAACAACAAGGAGTTCTGCAAGGTGTGTGTGAGGGGTAAGTGTATAACATTCTCTCCTACTGTTATTAATAATTTTCTAGGCAAAAATAATGAGGCTGCAGGAGAATTAGACGTTACAGACAATCAGGTATGTAGGGAGATTACAGCTAAGCAGGTGAAAGTTTGGCCTTttaaaaagcatcttcctgctgGGAAGTTGACTATCAAGTATAATATCCTGCATAAAATAGGAGCTGCTAATTGGGTCCCTACCAACCATATCTCTACCATTGCTAATACTCTTGGGAGGTTTATTTTTGCGGTTGGGACAAAAGTGAAATCTGACTATGGTAGATATATGTTTGATCAAATCATCAAGCATGCAACTACTAATGCAGTTAAGCTGCCAATTTCTTTTCCCTATATGATCTGTGGAATTATCTTGAATCAACATCCTGGTATTCTGTGCTCAAATGATTTACCTAGTAGGAGAAAACCATCTCTGTCTGTGCACTACAAACTCTTTGAAGGCAATCATGTCGaggatattgtcatgacatcttccATGAGGAGGCCAGTCTCAAAAGTTGGAGCAATTGCTTAGCTTAAGGAGACATGCAAAGAGCTAGGTGAAGGGATTAGGGTAGCCATAACTAGAAAATAATCTTTGGAAGCCTTGATTGAAAGCTTGGAGCAGGTTAAGGGTGAAAATGTTGAACATGCTAATGTCAGCAATGAAGAAGAAGCTGAAGCCCACAactctagtgagaggtctgctAACAATGATGATGCGAGTGGAAATTCTGATTCTGGTGCTGATGAAGAGGCTGCAAACTCAAGCTCTACTAAGTAGCTCTGTTGGCTTTTGGTGGATTTCTTTGTGTGTTTTTTTGGTTTGTTTCTCAGAATTCTTACAGTTGTGTATGTACTTGGTGATGTAACTCTTTAACTTCTGGTATTTCTGTTAATGACTAgatagacatttattttgtctatttggtctcttttggctaaaaagggaGAGGAGTAGTTGTAGATGTAGCTGAGTATCTTAACTTAGCTCTGTAGTATTGTTGTTGCTCTATTTGTCTGATACAGGGGGAGAATTATGGTGTTTATTTGTTTGGTACAGGGGGAGAATTCTCTGTGTTCTGTTCGTGTGAAGCAGTGTGGTTGTTGCTTGTTGTGGACTGGCTTAAGGGGGAGCTGGTGTGTTATGGGAAGTTGCATAGACTTGAGGGAGAGTACAAGCACTTGTGTGTCCTGATGTTTGCTAGTTGGTTCTTGCTAGTGTTATATGTGCAAGTGCTTGTGTGTTTACTAGTTATTATTTTTTCTAGTGATGTGTGTATGTTTTCTTCTGTTGCTGAACTGATGCTCTGATTGATTTCTTGTGAACGTGTGATCTGTtgtttgttttagccaaaattttccaaagggggagtttgttggttctatagattgacatcaattttggtaaaacttagtgttatcacaagatgtcatgCTTGTAGTCTTGATATGTGATATCAGCTTTCTGCAGGTTGTTTGATTtggttgtgcaggatttattcaagatgtcagatctgatgttatgacatgtgcatacagaacattcagtctgaatgttatgtattttgttgTTGCGTTTTTCATGCAAGTCTTTGTGTGCTTATATGGATATTGCGTGCattattcaaggagtaattctatttaaagcCAGAATATTCTGTTTCCTGAAAAGGAATGATTCGCTGCTATTTCTTAGGGAATACACAataaatagaattagggtttcatgctgcCGAAGCCCATTTagaaagcttctatttaaagacTATGTAAACCCTGTTTTATACATAGAAAACATGAATGGTTAAGTGAGTGAGTATTAGGTTTTTAGTCTTGTGTGCGTTTTtgaattgtgagccattcatccatcttgttgatgtgtgaattggactgagtttttgagttgtaatttgtccactctaagctttgaagtacgagtgtattagtttacttgattgaagcttttaagcaagatcaagtgtgtgtccttgaagtgtgtcttcttggtatttgttctagtatcactgctgtgattgagggggagtgagtaggttctcatgtctaagagttcttagatagaaatcacacgggtagagattaggtgaaaagactgtaacttgaagttatTTGCTGAGAGactttgaactaattctgtttagtggatttccttcctggcttggtagctCCCAGACGTCggtgtgtttgcaccgaactgggttaacaattgcttgtgtcattttTCAATTGTTTCCTGGTTTTTATTCTGTTCATATTTCACttattattcagatattagtgtcgtgacattaccttcgacatctcatatttgataccagaatttcaataatAAATTTATATTGTTCCTGAAGAACATATGAAGCATCTATAAAGGATAGAAAAATAATGAATTTCTTATATAATTACTGAAGAACATATAAAGTATCCCTGATGGATAGAAAAATAATTAATTTCTTATATagtttttgaaaaatatataAAGTATTCCTGATGGATAGTAAAATAATAAGTTTTTTATATGGTTCCTAAAGAACTTATAAAGCATCTTGAAAGATATCAAAATAATGAATTTTTATATAGTTCCTAAAGAACATATAAAACATCCCTAAAGGATATACAAATAATGAATTTTTTATATTATTCATGAAGAATATATAAAACATTGCTAAAGGATAGCAAAATAATGAATTTTTGATATTGTTTTTAAAGAACTTATCGATATTATTTCATCCTCATGACCTTTCTCTATGTGGGTAATTGACATGATTAGTATGATTGAACCCAAACCTTtgaacggacatcgtttcattctggtggctattgattacttcatcaaatgggttgaagcaacatcttatgctaatgtgaccaagcaggttgtggtcagatttatcaaaaatcagattatTTGTCGATAcggtgttccaagtaagatcatcactgataatgggtcgaactcgaataataagatgatgaaagaactttgtgatgacttcaagattgaacatcataactcttctctttacagacctaagatgaatagggatgttgaagctgcaaataagaatattaagaagattatccaaaagatggttgtggattagcatgagatgctcccttttgctttgcatgggcATCATACGTTTGTCCTCATTTCAACAGGGGAAATCCTTTgctctcttgtgtatggcatggaagtagtgctccccgtaAAATTTGATATCCCATCAAAGTGAATCTTGATGGGATCCAAGTTGtctgaggttgaatggtgtcaaagcagatatgatcaattgaatttgattgaagagaagaggatGAAAGCTTTGTTTCATGACCAATTATatcaaaagaaaatgaagaagacatttgacaagaaggtttgACCTCGCATATTCAGAGAAGGCAACCTCGTGCTCGAGAagatcttctctttcaacactgaatctaggggcaagtggaatcctaattatgaaggcacatatgttgttaagagagccttctctaGCGGTGTAATGActcttacaactatggatggtgaggagctccctcTTCTTGTGAATGCTGATtcagtcaagaaatacttcacctagaaaaataaaataacaactcactaagttgaaaacacgaaagggcggcttaggaaaaaatgagtgtttcaatggattgaaaacccgaaagaacggtccaggaaaaaattagagacataaataGAAAATAATCATCCCGGTAGATTAAATACCCAAGAGGGgaatctaggcaaaagttagggattataGCAAGTAACTACATCGGTCCAGACTTGATCATTTGAAGCAACAATGCCTATCAAAGTTTCTCATTCAGTCATCCTCAATCGAAGTTTTGAGCATAGTGGAGTTgaaagttgttagggagaataatggtcattgtatttcaatgtagccctttccatgtatttaccattttccaactttgtaatgatccataGAGTCACGCCATTTGCGGGCTACCATTCTATTAATAAAATTTTAGCCTTTTGCCCATTTGTTTGTTGTTCTTATCTTGTTTCAGTTTacaaaattttatttattttttataataatttttgaaataaaagatatataaacaatcatgtttttgaaatttacaaaaaatattttcctcGATTTGTGAATATAAAAGAGGAATGTCATTAGTAATCTTAATGATGGTAGGATCTTGAAGAGAAGAGCTCATTGTTCTCTATGACAGGATTTTCCTCATGAAAGTATCCAGATTCATCAGTTCCCACATCAGAGATGCATAAATTGTAGAATCCATTGAAGTTGCCAATAGGTATTTGTAGCATAGTTTGTTCGGATGCTTCTCATCCCGAGCAAACCTTTCCCTCCCTCAGAATGGAGTTCATGCTTTTAAAATATTAACTTTGGGTCTCCAAGCAATATCTTTTTTCCACTCTCTAGAAGGATTTAAGCCTTGTATCGGGATTCAGCTCCTTTGATGGCTTATGATCATTCATTGTAGGATTTTCTtcatatggatccctagaaaTATCTCCAGTAGCATCTCCaccttgttgagattagccgagtattCAGTTGCACTGTGTTATGGATCTAACCCTTTTGTGCCTGTTTTGTCAGCATACTCATATGCATATTCATATGCATAAGCATCATGTCGTTTAGTTGTGTATCTGGCATTCCCTGGTGCTTCCCCTCTCTTTGGTGTTTTTCTCCCCGCAAAGGGTGTGCGTCCTCTCTCCAATAGAATGTCGACCTTAGGCAGAAAGCGTTTATCCTTTCTAATTCAACATAGAGTTTGATCCTCATGGAAGATTTTGCTTCGTTTTCCTTTCCAATTCATCATCTAGATTGAATTAATCCCCAATTGAGTTTATTTCCTCATTGGATTGAATCTTCTTTGACCGTTTCTCTCCAGCTTGTTCCTGGGTTGAACTTTGGTCCCTGGAGCTTAtcacctttgttaagctatcacttggttgatagttaggtaataatttatttttacccttggttggttacctttgttaagctatcacttagctggtagttggtaatctttcctttcaagcttattacctttattaagctatcacttgctgatagttaggtaataaTTTCATTTTACCCTTGGTTGGCTACCTTTGTTAAGATGTCACTTGACTAGTAGTTACTAATCTTTCCTTTCAAGCTTATtgcctttgttaagttatcactttATTGATAATTAGGTAATAATTTCTTTTTACCcttggttggttacctttgttaagctatcacttggctggtagctggtaatctttcctttcaagcttattacctttgttaagctatcacttggttgatagttaggtaatatttcttTTCACCTTCGGTTGGTTACCTTGTTAAGCTATTACTTGGCTGGTAGTTAGTAGTCTTTCTTTTTGGGCatattacctttgttaagttatcacttggctgatagttaggtaatatttctcttACCCTTGAATGGTTACCTttattaagctatcacttggctggtagttggtaatctttccttttggtcttattacctttgttaagctatcacttggctgatagttaggtaatatttctcttacctttggttggttatctttgttaagctatcacttggctgatagttggTAATCCTTTCTTTCaagcttattacctttgttaagtatcacttggttgatagttAGGTAATAATTTCTTTTTACCCTTGGTgggttacctttgttaagttgTCACTTGGCTAGTAGTTGATAATCTTTCCTTTCaagcttattacctttgttatgttatcacttggctgatagttaggtaataaTTTGTTTTACCcttggttggttacctttgttaagctatcacttggctggtagttggtaatatTTCCTTTCAAGCTTATTACCTTTATTAAGCTATCACTTagctgatagttaggtaatatttcttTTCACACTCGGTTGGTtaccttgttaagctatcacttgacTGATAGTTTGTAATCTTTTCTTTTGGGCTTActacctttgttaagctatcacttggctgatagttagaTAATATTATCTTACCCTTGGTTGGTTACCTTTATTAAGCTATCACAtggttggtagttggtaatctttcctttttggcttattacctttgttaagctatcacttggctgatagttatGTAATATGTCTCTTGCCTTTGGTTGGTTATCTTTGTTAAGCTATCATTTGGCCGGTAGTTGGTAATCTCTTCCTTTTGGGGctattacctttgttaagttatcacttgcCTGATAGTTAGGTAATTTCTCCTCTAGTGGAATTTGGCATCCCCTTTGATTGATCTTTACCCCGACAGAGTCTTGCCTTGATAAGTCGTCCCCTTTGATCGGGAAAATAGAAGTAAAAATgtaataataaaagtaaaggtaaagaaggatgaaaataagggtttataaagaaaaaggaacaatgcaagggaaggtgtatgatttatccctgtaacaactctgagtcatTATTACATCAATAAATATCAATAACTATCAattcttaagggtattttctcccaagtcattggtgataaaacctttaatcaatctaccctaatttccaTGTCCATGTCCAATTAGGATGACattaagctgtataatatcaagaatactctggttcatacagggtatccctagtcctaggtgatatctactgtagagtaaccttatgaaaaccttatcaatggcggtccagcctaattgataaccacaaatcaatctcgattggtccaaaagggaaagcaataaacacatcaaaagattaccgtaaaaacagtattataaatgcaaatgtaaactcaaattcgttacaattctaaatcagggacacc is a window of Lathyrus oleraceus cultivar Zhongwan6 chromosome 6, CAAS_Psat_ZW6_1.0, whole genome shotgun sequence DNA encoding:
- the LOC127095002 gene encoding uncharacterized protein LOC127095002, with translation MSQHQDTFASNNTKSTPKFSVPPMGIPDDEILDVAPLSVILVADIDLNQPISIDASASACSNQGNPYSISYGSTPVTKYKEGTHYIDRVIRDIVTRILNEGHSVKGVSTPLAQMYPPPEVEQRSGKGDDSSNFEKVLAAEGLRSLGKTVSDKGKFVASNTYNASHSEKHDDANVVIDLDDGSSDDQEESLIHHKPSVAKRMKTRKGKSVVELMSAREAKKTGVIGPSKPWSKVEIKKRKARGDFEPEEDVEEDVPDISPAKKTTVRKSHVKVPTVHLDNISFHLEDGVAKWKFVIQKRVAVERELGKDVADVKEEFIVNIPQDISNKNNKEFCKVCVRGKNNEAAGELDVTDNQVCREITAKQVKVWPFKKHLPAGKLTIKYNILHKIGAANWVPTNHISTIANTLGRFIFAVGTKVKSDYGRYMFDQIIKHATTNAVKLPISFPYMICGIILNQHPGILCSNDLPSRRKPSLSVHYKLFEGNHVEDIVMTSSMRRPVSKVKGENVEHANVSNEEEAEAHNSSERSANNDDASGNSDSGADEEAANSSSTK